From one Acidimicrobiia bacterium genomic stretch:
- a CDS encoding PqqD family protein, protein MGYRRADGVLSEILDGRAMLVAPDGTELITLNPTGTAVWDALADATEPSEIAARLHKTRTDVALDVLESDVLAFLTELEEAELVVAE, encoded by the coding sequence GTGGGATACCGACGCGCTGACGGCGTGCTGAGCGAGATCCTCGACGGCCGGGCGATGCTCGTCGCGCCCGACGGCACCGAGCTCATCACACTCAACCCCACGGGCACCGCGGTGTGGGACGCGCTTGCCGACGCGACTGAACCGAGCGAGATCGCGGCTCGGCTCCACAAGACGCGCACCGACGTCGCGCTCGACGTGCTCGAATCCGACGTGCTCGCCTTCCTCACCGAGCTCGAGGAAGCGGAGCTGGTCGTCGCCGAATGA